From the genome of uncultured Bacteroides sp., one region includes:
- a CDS encoding DUF1735 domain-containing protein gives MKNLLNLKALYTGLFIITAILFASCSSDENYDFPGDSKSRIYIPASAGANVTTYQVIHTPVGSAGNVSLKFPVRCTQKMKSNVKVTVALDNSLIAAYNAKNGAKYVQVPDGAVNFENGTVTIPADSLASVDSVTVSVSKDALPKLKEVGGYLIPVVIKSAEGDNSAVSTNMNTTYLAINISKDVDNIWDSATDNDITGSKVTDRSGWSAAYDTNGGDLYYEDGSPASMFDGIESWSSEWYCYFSKNPSMTIDLGKEYNITALSMSPTYSIKNSTFSLSNDGKTWSKQGEVLTEVKNVIFYSPVTARYIKWDLAGSSWSIYEFNIYAK, from the coding sequence ATGAAGAATTTATTAAATCTCAAGGCTCTATATACTGGCTTGTTCATAATTACAGCAATACTGTTTGCATCTTGTAGCAGTGATGAGAACTATGACTTTCCTGGAGATAGCAAGAGTCGTATTTATATTCCTGCTAGTGCAGGCGCAAATGTCACTACCTATCAAGTGATTCATACTCCTGTTGGTTCTGCTGGAAATGTAAGTCTAAAATTCCCAGTACGTTGTACTCAAAAAATGAAAAGTAATGTAAAGGTTACAGTTGCATTAGATAACTCATTAATTGCAGCTTATAATGCAAAGAATGGTGCAAAATATGTTCAGGTTCCTGATGGAGCGGTTAATTTTGAGAATGGAACTGTTACTATTCCAGCTGATTCGTTAGCTTCGGTTGATTCCGTAACAGTTTCCGTCTCTAAAGATGCTTTACCTAAACTGAAGGAAGTTGGAGGCTATCTTATTCCTGTTGTAATAAAGTCTGCTGAGGGTGATAATTCCGCAGTTAGTACAAACATGAATACGACCTATCTGGCTATTAATATTTCAAAAGATGTAGATAATATCTGGGATAGTGCTACTGATAATGATATTACCGGTAGTAAAGTAACTGACAGATCAGGATGGTCTGCTGCTTATGATACTAATGGAGGTGATCTGTATTATGAAGATGGTAGTCCTGCCAGTATGTTTGATGGCATTGAAAGTTGGAGCTCAGAGTGGTATTGTTATTTTAGCAAAAATCCATCAATGACTATAGATTTAGGCAAAGAATATAATATTACTGCACTGTCTATGTCTCCTACATATTCAATCAAGAATTCTACATTCTCATTAAGTAATGATGGTAAAACTTGGAGTAAACAAGGAGAAGTTCTCACAGAAGTGAAAAATGTTATATTTTATTCTCCAGTAACCGCTCGTTACATAAAATGGGATTTGGCAGGATCATCTTGGTCTATATATGAGTTCAATATCTATGCTAAGTAA
- a CDS encoding glycoside hydrolase family 18 — protein MKTNIFILLFVLVTGVFVGCEDQTTPEALNIQKPYTYSDLYYQNLRDYKKSDHSIAFGWFADYTQHHSLAIRFMGLPDSLDICSLWGGIPSLKKNDPVTFYDSIAYKEMRFVRDVKGTKMVVPTIIRIANFPQFSKDSVGVNAFGDYLVNMVLDNDLDGADLDYEPEGDYLTGEPMSWLIKHMGEKLGPKSSNPDKLLIIDFYGTIPPSDTDPYVNYFVCQAYNASSDNSLNVPNGIPNRKYVVTENIGDNWQNGGVAYTQYSGNTLSIDGSRLYSLEGMARWIPRTGDRKGGFGAFYMHRDYNLDPPYKTMRKAIQTQNPAVH, from the coding sequence ATGAAAACAAATATATTTATTCTGTTATTCGTTCTGGTTACCGGCGTTTTTGTTGGTTGTGAAGATCAAACAACTCCTGAAGCATTGAACATTCAGAAGCCATATACTTATAGCGATTTATATTATCAGAACTTACGTGATTACAAGAAATCTGATCACTCCATAGCTTTTGGTTGGTTTGCAGATTACACGCAACATCACTCTCTGGCTATCCGTTTTATGGGATTACCAGATAGCTTGGATATCTGTAGCTTATGGGGCGGAATTCCTTCTCTTAAGAAGAATGATCCAGTGACATTCTATGACTCTATAGCTTATAAAGAAATGCGCTTTGTACGTGATGTAAAAGGAACTAAGATGGTAGTTCCTACTATTATCCGTATAGCGAATTTCCCTCAGTTCTCTAAAGATAGTGTCGGAGTGAACGCTTTTGGGGATTATTTGGTAAATATGGTTCTTGATAATGATCTGGATGGAGCTGATTTGGACTATGAACCAGAAGGTGATTATTTGACAGGCGAGCCTATGTCTTGGTTAATTAAGCACATGGGAGAAAAACTTGGCCCCAAATCAAGTAATCCTGATAAATTGTTAATCATTGATTTCTATGGCACAATACCTCCTAGTGATACAGATCCTTATGTAAACTATTTTGTTTGTCAGGCTTATAATGCTAGTAGTGATAACTCTTTGAATGTTCCAAACGGAATCCCTAATAGAAAATATGTGGTTACTGAGAATATTGGTGACAACTGGCAAAATGGTGGTGTTGCTTATACTCAATATAGTGGGAATACACTAAGTATTGATGGAAGTCGTTTGTATTCATTAGAAGGCATGGCTCGTTGGATACCCAGGACTGGTGACCGAAAAGGTGGTTTTGGAGCATTTTATATGCACCGTGACTATAACCTGGATCCTCCTTACAAAACAATGAGGAAAGCTATTCAGACGCAGAATCCTGCCGTACATTAA
- a CDS encoding FecR domain-containing protein, with amino-acid sequence MKEELEQIEPELLFRYCKKQCSSEEQEIVEKAMACSEELRAKIKQIKKTLEIAADIEECESIDIPLAYNNTRKRIKEKHRVVLFQLLTRYAAMLTLPLLLSSIILGYLYYNHQSEPIQYAEVTTPTGTVVRYELPDKSVVWLNSGSKLRYPIHFASDKREVELKGEAYFEVQADKKHPFYVNTPNRMSVYVYGTRFDVSAYEDESTIEVVLEKGKVNVIAPDRETVVRLEPGEQLLYDKTTNRLNKMKVDVYEKTAWKDGKLIFRNAPLDEMFRRLARHYNVDIEFHNNSGKEYNYRATFTNETLPQILDYLSKSTTLKWKIEEPVQNQDETFTKKRIIINQY; translated from the coding sequence TTGAAAGAAGAATTAGAACAGATAGAGCCGGAGTTGTTGTTTCGCTATTGCAAAAAACAATGTTCATCTGAAGAGCAGGAAATAGTGGAAAAAGCCATGGCTTGTTCAGAGGAATTGCGTGCAAAGATCAAACAGATAAAAAAAACGCTGGAGATAGCTGCTGATATAGAGGAGTGTGAGTCTATAGACATACCTTTAGCTTATAATAATACACGGAAGAGAATCAAAGAGAAACACAGGGTGGTTTTGTTTCAGCTGCTTACACGATATGCTGCGATGCTGACACTTCCATTGCTATTGTCATCTATTATCTTGGGATATCTTTATTATAACCATCAGTCAGAACCGATTCAATACGCAGAGGTAACTACCCCAACTGGCACTGTTGTTCGTTATGAGCTTCCAGACAAGTCTGTAGTTTGGCTAAATTCAGGTAGTAAATTACGCTATCCTATTCATTTTGCCAGTGACAAACGTGAGGTGGAACTGAAAGGGGAAGCTTATTTTGAAGTGCAAGCCGACAAAAAGCATCCTTTTTATGTAAATACTCCCAACAGAATGTCGGTTTATGTATATGGAACCCGATTTGATGTGAGTGCTTATGAAGATGAAAGCACTATAGAGGTGGTACTTGAAAAGGGGAAAGTGAATGTAATTGCTCCTGATCGCGAAACCGTTGTACGATTGGAGCCAGGAGAACAATTGCTTTATGATAAGACAACAAACCGATTGAATAAAATGAAAGTCGATGTTTATGAAAAAACGGCTTGGAAAGATGGAAAGCTTATTTTTCGTAATGCCCCACTGGATGAGATGTTCCGAAGATTGGCTCGACATTATAACGTAGATATAGAGTTCCATAATAATTCAGGTAAAGAATATAACTATCGGGCAACCTTTACTAATGAAACTCTCCCCCAGATATTAGACTATCTAAGTAAATCGACCACATTGAAGTGGAAAATTGAGGAGCCTGTTCAGAATCAAGATGAAACATTTACTAAAAAACGAATTATTATAAACCAATATTAA
- a CDS encoding DUF1735 and LamG domain-containing protein, giving the protein MKMKLLYIVFIAVSSLLASCQDAAEFHDVIYITGTETQPTTKFTIDGPSSMGLTVTATDKVNRDTKVTMKVQPELIDAYNKANKRSYQVPPEGSYALTNGDVTIKNEAYLSTQAELSIISTENFKEGVTYCIPVTITQTDGDMKVLEASRTDYIVINRVLTTKVVNLAGSTYFTVPTFATSSDVAALSALTMECKIYVNSFANYNPYISSVMGIEENFLLRFGDVSCDPNQLQMAGGKVGGKKYPMTTETHFSTGQWYHIAVVYNGNALTLYINGKKETYATTSGGAINFNDNYMDGFHIGRSERGRYLNGYISEARVWNKALTPNQLQENVCYVDPTSDGLVAYWRFNGEAKDGTVSDLTGHGHDAVASGTISWVEGMKCPF; this is encoded by the coding sequence ATGAAAATGAAATTATTGTATATAGTATTTATTGCAGTCTCATCGCTGCTTGCTAGTTGCCAGGATGCGGCTGAATTTCATGATGTAATTTACATAACAGGAACTGAAACACAGCCTACCACAAAATTTACGATTGATGGTCCCTCAAGTATGGGGTTAACAGTTACGGCTACTGATAAGGTAAATCGTGATACGAAAGTAACCATGAAAGTTCAACCAGAGCTGATAGACGCTTATAACAAAGCAAATAAACGTTCTTATCAAGTTCCTCCCGAGGGTAGTTATGCGTTGACAAACGGTGATGTAACAATAAAGAATGAGGCCTATTTGTCAACTCAGGCAGAATTATCTATTATTTCTACAGAGAATTTTAAAGAGGGGGTAACTTACTGTATTCCTGTTACCATAACACAAACCGATGGTGATATGAAGGTCTTGGAAGCATCTCGCACCGATTATATTGTAATTAATCGTGTATTGACAACGAAAGTTGTTAATCTGGCTGGTTCTACCTATTTTACAGTTCCTACGTTTGCTACATCTTCAGATGTGGCTGCTCTTTCAGCTTTGACAATGGAGTGTAAGATCTACGTTAATAGTTTTGCAAACTACAATCCTTATATCAGCTCTGTGATGGGAATTGAAGAGAATTTTCTGCTTCGCTTTGGCGACGTAAGTTGTGATCCGAACCAATTGCAGATGGCAGGTGGCAAGGTTGGTGGCAAGAAGTATCCGATGACTACTGAAACTCATTTTTCTACAGGTCAGTGGTATCATATTGCTGTAGTTTACAATGGAAATGCATTGACGTTGTATATTAATGGTAAGAAAGAAACATATGCAACGACTAGTGGAGGTGCTATTAATTTTAATGATAATTATATGGATGGTTTCCATATTGGACGTTCTGAAAGAGGTCGTTATCTCAATGGTTACATTAGTGAAGCACGTGTTTGGAATAAGGCTTTAACTCCCAATCAGTTACAGGAAAATGTTTGCTATGTTGATCCTACTTCTGATGGTTTGGTCGCTTACTGGAGATTCAATGGTGAAGCTAAGGATGGTACAGTAAGTGATTTGACTGGGCATGGACATGATGCTGTTGCTTCAGGAACGATCTCTTGGGTAGAAGGAATGAAGTGCCCATTCTAA
- a CDS encoding RagB/SusD family nutrient uptake outer membrane protein, translating into MMKNRYLSLNKFLLCASVFTVLLTTNGCIGEFENWNTNPNEATSDMMKRDNLLTGSFFVQMEKSVFIVGKEEGGTYQITENLAGDVFSGYMGACGLWLSNSNNCTYNLVSNWYNAAFNRAYTDIMQPWYSIKKAAEIESPQTLAMATIIKVAGMSRITDMYGPIPYKNFGNGALKSSYDSQKDVYYAFFEDLDYAINTLTELYNGNSSVTLMSDYDFIYSGKVEKWIKFANSLKLRLAMRLAYIDPSKAQQEAESAVSHKVGVMSTSDDSAILHQTKDLTFINPLYEICYSFDDVRMGGTMDSYLNGYKDPRIATYFAKASDGTYRGIRNGITITSKATYSEGPFSKLNVISSSNICWMNASESYFLRAEGVLRGWNMGGTVQEFYENGIKNSFTYCGVSGADNYIADETNVPANYVDPQNGGNSENALSAITIKWNDSADFEQNLERIITQKWIATYPNGQEAWSEFRRTGYPKIFPNKVNLSGGKIDTDKQIRRLPFPNTEYINNAAEVAKAVTLLKGDDNGGTKLWWDAK; encoded by the coding sequence ATGATGAAAAATAGATATTTATCATTAAATAAATTTTTGTTGTGTGCCTCTGTTTTTACAGTATTACTGACAACAAACGGTTGTATTGGTGAATTTGAGAATTGGAACACTAATCCCAATGAAGCAACATCAGATATGATGAAGCGCGATAATTTACTTACTGGTTCATTCTTTGTACAGATGGAAAAGAGTGTATTTATTGTTGGTAAGGAAGAAGGTGGTACATATCAGATTACAGAAAATCTGGCTGGCGATGTGTTCTCTGGTTATATGGGAGCTTGTGGTTTATGGCTGTCTAATTCTAATAACTGTACATATAATTTAGTTTCAAATTGGTATAATGCCGCGTTTAACAGAGCTTATACTGATATTATGCAACCTTGGTATTCAATAAAGAAGGCCGCTGAAATAGAATCTCCTCAAACTCTGGCAATGGCTACTATAATTAAAGTTGCTGGGATGTCACGTATAACAGATATGTACGGCCCGATTCCATATAAGAATTTTGGAAATGGGGCATTAAAAAGTTCTTATGATAGTCAGAAAGATGTTTATTATGCCTTTTTTGAAGATTTGGATTATGCTATAAATACTCTTACTGAGTTATATAATGGGAATAGTTCTGTGACTTTGATGTCGGACTATGACTTTATTTATAGTGGCAAAGTTGAAAAATGGATTAAGTTTGCAAATTCTTTAAAGTTGAGATTAGCAATGCGTTTGGCTTACATTGATCCTTCTAAAGCTCAGCAAGAAGCTGAATCTGCAGTGAGTCATAAAGTTGGCGTTATGTCTACTTCGGATGATTCTGCAATTTTACATCAAACAAAAGATTTGACATTTATCAACCCGTTGTATGAAATCTGTTATAGCTTTGATGATGTTCGTATGGGAGGTACAATGGATTCTTATCTTAATGGTTATAAAGATCCCCGTATTGCCACTTATTTTGCAAAAGCATCAGATGGAACATATCGTGGAATCCGTAACGGTATTACAATCACCTCTAAAGCAACTTATTCAGAAGGTCCTTTTTCAAAACTAAACGTAATCTCTAGCTCAAATATTTGCTGGATGAATGCTTCTGAATCATACTTCTTAAGAGCTGAAGGAGTTTTAAGAGGATGGAATATGGGAGGTACTGTACAAGAATTTTACGAAAATGGTATTAAGAACTCATTTACATACTGCGGTGTGTCAGGTGCAGATAATTACATTGCCGATGAAACTAATGTTCCTGCAAATTATGTGGATCCTCAAAATGGAGGAAACAGTGAAAATGCTTTAAGTGCCATAACTATCAAATGGAATGACTCGGCAGATTTTGAACAGAATCTGGAACGTATTATTACTCAAAAGTGGATAGCAACTTACCCTAATGGACAAGAAGCTTGGTCCGAGTTCCGGCGTACAGGTTATCCTAAAATTTTCCCGAATAAGGTAAATCTAAGTGGTGGTAAGATAGATACTGACAAACAAATTCGTCGCTTGCCATTCCCAAATACAGAGTATATAAACAATGCTGCAGAAGTTGCTAAAGCTGTTACTTTGCTAAAAGGTGATGACAATGGCGGAACTAAACTTTGGTGGGACGCTAAATAA
- a CDS encoding SusC/RagA family TonB-linked outer membrane protein: MKISFVMLFFVVFQLQSATTYAQRTKSSITLSNASIEQVLNQIEENSDYVFLYNDKTINTHRIVSVNSKSGNIPEVLNEIFKGTNIAYTIVNKQIILSTKKANVVAQDPAYQIKGTVKDKDGETLIGVNIMIKGTSTGTTTDMDGHFSLRAKKGDVLSITYTGYTSKTVAVADTRTLDIVLEENRVELNEVVVTALGIKKEAKALSYNVQQVAASEIIGVKDANFMNSLAGKIAGVTINTSSSGIGGSARVVMRGTKSISGNNNALYVVDGIPLPSLQVNQPSDLYSGMGQSGDGVSTLNPDDIESMSVLSGAAAAALYGSDAANGVVMITTKKGEKNSFSVNISNSTSFYSPFVMPKFQNTYGSESGSYYSWGDKLSTPSSYDPKDFFQTGYNVNNSISLSTGSEKNQTYFSASSTTAEGIIHNNDLGKYNFSIRNSSSFLQDKLNLDLAAMYMDIKEQNMLSQGQYFNPLVPIYLFPRSEDIRKYQTFERYNVSRNFKTQYWPYGDLGLQMQNPYWITERDMFVNHKNRFLMSGALKYNINSWLNVIGRAKLDYSTAVNKKKYSASTSGLFADKYGAFYKDDIYTQQIYADAMMNINKYFGDISFVATLGTSIRDVVYDYSSLGGNLQSAANLFSINNLNMSQAKTSQDNYHDQTQAIFATAQVGFKGLVYLDLTARKDWTSALANTKSSSVPLYPSAGISTILTDLFPIKSKVLSFMKARFSYSEVGNAPQRYITIPTYSFASGYPKSITFFPNDGLEPERTKSYEVGLQTQLWGDKLKLDVSLYKTSTYNQLFNPTLSSTSGYTSFYVNAGQIDNKGIEASLNLKQELGPVLWNSNLVYSLNKNKIIKLLPSYTTPGGETISMNEMDMGGTGSCKTILKEGGAMGDLYVTTLKTDEHGYINVDYTSKAVKADPNTYVYAGNTNPLYNIGWRNSFEWKGLSLGFLISARVGGVGVSLTQAVMDAFGVSQATADARDNGGALVNGFRIPAQPYYQTIGGGTAGVGSMYVYSATNVRLAELTFGYDVPVSKLMSFVKSMNVSLIGRNLFMFYNKAPYDPELTASTGTYFQGIDYFMQPSLRNIGFSVKLRF; the protein is encoded by the coding sequence ATGAAGATTAGTTTCGTAATGTTGTTTTTTGTCGTATTTCAGTTGCAGTCAGCTACAACCTATGCACAAAGGACGAAGAGCTCTATCACATTATCAAATGCTTCCATAGAGCAAGTCTTAAACCAAATAGAGGAAAATTCAGATTATGTTTTTCTCTATAATGACAAAACTATCAATACACATCGTATTGTATCGGTAAATAGTAAAAGCGGGAATATTCCCGAAGTTCTTAATGAAATTTTTAAAGGAACGAATATTGCTTATACAATTGTAAATAAGCAAATCATCCTTTCAACAAAAAAGGCAAATGTAGTTGCACAAGATCCTGCTTATCAAATAAAGGGTACTGTAAAAGATAAGGATGGGGAAACTCTTATAGGTGTTAACATCATGATTAAAGGTACTTCTACCGGTACTACTACTGATATGGATGGACACTTTTCTTTGCGGGCAAAGAAAGGAGATGTGTTATCTATCACTTATACCGGTTATACGTCTAAAACTGTAGCAGTTGCAGATACTCGTACTTTGGATATTGTTCTCGAAGAGAATCGTGTTGAACTGAATGAGGTTGTTGTTACTGCATTGGGAATAAAGAAAGAAGCAAAAGCATTATCCTACAATGTGCAACAGGTTGCCGCATCCGAAATTATAGGGGTTAAGGATGCAAACTTTATGAATAGCCTGGCTGGAAAGATAGCCGGTGTTACTATCAATACAAGCTCTTCTGGTATCGGAGGCTCTGCAAGAGTGGTAATGCGTGGTACAAAATCAATTTCGGGTAACAACAATGCGTTATATGTAGTTGATGGTATTCCATTGCCTTCTTTACAGGTAAATCAGCCATCCGATTTATATTCAGGTATGGGACAGTCTGGAGATGGGGTTTCTACCTTAAACCCAGATGATATAGAGTCTATGTCTGTATTGAGCGGAGCTGCTGCTGCTGCTTTGTACGGAAGCGACGCAGCTAACGGTGTTGTGATGATTACTACAAAGAAAGGAGAAAAGAATAGTTTTTCTGTAAATATATCAAATAGTACTTCTTTCTATTCTCCTTTTGTTATGCCTAAGTTTCAGAACACCTATGGTTCTGAATCCGGGAGTTATTATAGCTGGGGAGATAAGTTATCAACACCAAGCTCTTATGATCCTAAAGACTTTTTTCAGACAGGATATAATGTAAATAACTCTATTAGCTTATCTACAGGTAGCGAAAAGAATCAAACATATTTTTCTGCATCATCTACAACAGCAGAGGGAATTATTCATAATAACGACTTAGGTAAATATAATTTCTCTATACGAAATTCCAGTAGTTTTCTTCAAGATAAACTAAATCTTGATTTAGCTGCTATGTATATGGATATCAAAGAACAAAATATGCTTTCTCAAGGACAATATTTTAATCCTCTTGTTCCTATATATCTGTTTCCTCGCAGTGAGGATATCAGAAAATATCAAACATTTGAACGCTATAATGTTTCCCGAAACTTCAAAACTCAGTATTGGCCTTACGGAGACTTAGGTTTACAAATGCAGAACCCATACTGGATTACAGAAAGAGATATGTTTGTTAATCATAAAAACCGCTTTCTGATGAGTGGCGCATTAAAATATAACATCAATAGTTGGTTAAATGTTATTGGTAGAGCAAAATTAGATTATAGTACTGCTGTTAATAAGAAAAAATACTCAGCATCTACTTCTGGTCTTTTTGCAGATAAATACGGAGCATTCTATAAAGATGATATATATACCCAGCAGATATATGCTGATGCTATGATGAATATTAATAAGTATTTCGGTGATATATCATTTGTTGCAACTTTAGGAACTAGTATTCGTGATGTAGTTTATGATTATTCAAGTTTAGGTGGAAATCTTCAAAGTGCTGCTAATTTGTTTTCAATTAACAATTTGAATATGTCTCAGGCAAAAACTAGCCAGGATAATTATCATGACCAGACACAGGCTATTTTTGCTACTGCACAAGTCGGATTTAAAGGGCTGGTTTATTTAGATCTAACCGCTCGTAAAGATTGGACTTCAGCTTTAGCTAATACAAAATCTAGTTCCGTTCCTTTATATCCTTCGGCTGGTATATCTACTATTCTTACAGATTTATTTCCAATTAAGTCAAAAGTCCTTTCTTTTATGAAAGCTCGTTTCTCTTATAGTGAAGTAGGTAATGCACCTCAGCGTTATATAACAATTCCTACTTATTCATTTGCATCGGGTTATCCTAAAAGTATAACTTTCTTCCCGAATGATGGCTTGGAACCTGAACGCACTAAATCTTATGAGGTAGGTTTGCAGACACAGTTATGGGGAGACAAGCTGAAATTAGATGTTTCATTGTATAAAACATCAACATATAATCAATTATTTAATCCAACGCTTTCTTCAACATCCGGATATACTAGTTTTTATGTAAATGCTGGTCAGATTGATAATAAAGGTATAGAAGCATCTCTGAACTTAAAACAAGAACTTGGCCCTGTGCTTTGGAATTCAAACTTAGTTTATTCTCTTAATAAAAATAAGATAATTAAGTTGTTGCCATCATATACTACTCCAGGTGGAGAAACAATATCAATGAATGAGATGGATATGGGAGGTACTGGAAGTTGCAAAACTATCTTGAAAGAAGGTGGTGCTATGGGTGATTTATATGTAACTACATTGAAAACAGATGAACATGGTTATATAAATGTAGATTATACATCTAAAGCTGTAAAGGCGGATCCCAATACCTATGTATATGCTGGTAATACTAACCCTTTGTATAACATAGGCTGGAGAAATAGCTTTGAATGGAAAGGTCTGAGTTTAGGATTCTTAATCAGTGCCCGTGTGGGTGGAGTAGGTGTATCGTTAACACAAGCAGTGATGGATGCTTTTGGAGTATCACAAGCTACAGCTGATGCACGTGATAACGGAGGCGCTTTAGTTAATGGATTTCGTATACCTGCACAGCCTTACTATCAGACTATAGGTGGTGGTACAGCTGGAGTTGGTTCTATGTATGTTTACAGTGCTACCAACGTTCGTTTAGCAGAATTGACATTTGGATACGATGTGCCTGTTAGTAAGTTGATGAGTTTTGTAAAAAGCATGAATGTTTCTTTGATTGGTCGTAATTTGTTCATGTTCTATAATAAAGCCCCTTACGATCCAGAATTAACAGCAAGTACCGGAACTTATTTTCAGGGTATAGACTATTTTATGCAGCCTAGTCTTCGTAATATCGGCTTTTCTGTAAAACTTCGTTTCTAA